The Hemiscyllium ocellatum isolate sHemOce1 chromosome 19, sHemOce1.pat.X.cur, whole genome shotgun sequence genome has a segment encoding these proteins:
- the LOC132824598 gene encoding pleckstrin homology-like domain family A member 1, with amino-acid sequence MLQSRAPLLKQGLLEKRSDGLLQLWKKKLGVLTGDGLLLLPPKQVMEQPLEEHGEPGASGGYSGAKELLFGDMKTVDSVERKGKYIYFTVVMADKREVDFRCSRDSAWNALITLGMVHYQNRRAMEAVHCSRKKLAQRGIGPGIADTA; translated from the coding sequence ATGCTGCAGAGCCGGGCTCCGCTGCTGAAGCAGGGTCTGCTGGAGAAGCGGAGTGATGGTCTGCTCCAGCTCTGGAAGAAGAAGCTGGGGGTCCTGACCGGAGACGGCCTCCTGCTGCTGCCCCCAAAGCAGGTGATGGAGCAGCCGCTGGAGGAACACGGAGAGCCCGGGGCCAGCGGCGGGTACAGCGGCGCCAAGGAGCTTCTGTTCGGGGACATGAAAACGGTGGACAGTGTGGAGAGAAAAGGCAAATACATTTACTTCACGGTGGTGATGGCGGACAAACGGGAAGTGGACTTTCGGTGCTCGCGGGACTCCGCCTGGAACGCTCTCATCACTTTGGGGATGGTCCATTACCAGAACCGCAGGGCGATGGAGGCTGTGCATTGCAGCCGCAAGAAACTCGCTCAAAGGGGCATCGGCCCCGGGATCGCGGACACAGCCTGA